From Chryseobacterium gallinarum, one genomic window encodes:
- the lon gene encoding endopeptidase La gives MTEFEDISLEEMISDGFDIVAEEINLSDFSETDKNSEQKIIPILPVRNMVMFPNVVIPITAGRKTSIQLLEEAQKNGDFIGIVSQKNSDLEQPTEKDIYLTGTLAKIIKIIKLPEGNITAITKGFHRFKIKKIVENKPYFRAEISKLKDTRPKNQEEYDALLENIKDLALKIIELDPNIPNAANFAIKNINNNDDLLNFICTNANFPSVEKQRLLEEKSVMERANKCYEMMHEDFRKLELRNQIHQKTSKDLDKQQREYFLNQQIRTIQEELGGGPESDVEDLIAKAKTKKWSKEVEEHFQKEINRLQRQNPNSPDYNVQRNYLDFFTDLPWETYTKDVFDIAKAEKVLDKAHFGLEDIKKRILEHMAVLKLKNNMKSPILLLVGPPGVGKTSLGKSVADALGRKYVRLSLGGLHDESEIRGHRKTYIGAMAGRILQSIKKSGTSNPVIVLDEIDKIGQGLHGDPSSALLEVLDPEQNKSFYDNFLEMGYDLSKVMFIATANSLSTIQTPLLDRTEIIQIAGYTLEEKIEIAKRHLIKKQQEENGLDTKSFKLGNAELKHIIEAHTSESGVRTLEKRIAAIARWVALQTALVKEYDPKISVEKVDEILGVPRPKSLSEITGVPGVVTGLAWTSVGGDILYIESILSNGKGTLTMTGNLGTVMKESATIALEYIKAKHDELGIPQEDLDKKNIHVHVPEGATPKDGPSAGIAMLTSMVSSFKNKKIRPHLAMTGEITLRGKVLPVGGIKEKLLAATRAGVKDVILCEANRKDVEEIKKDYLKNLKVHYVNRMEEVIDIAIEK, from the coding sequence ATGACAGAATTTGAAGATATTAGTTTAGAAGAAATGATCAGCGACGGATTTGATATTGTAGCTGAAGAAATCAATCTTTCCGATTTTTCGGAGACTGATAAAAATTCCGAACAAAAAATAATCCCGATACTTCCCGTAAGAAATATGGTGATGTTCCCTAATGTAGTCATTCCTATTACAGCCGGGAGAAAAACATCTATACAGCTCCTTGAAGAAGCCCAGAAAAACGGAGATTTTATCGGAATTGTAAGCCAGAAAAATTCAGATCTTGAACAGCCTACCGAAAAAGATATTTATCTTACGGGAACATTGGCAAAGATCATTAAAATTATAAAGCTTCCTGAAGGCAATATTACTGCAATCACCAAAGGATTTCACAGGTTCAAGATCAAGAAGATCGTTGAAAATAAACCTTATTTCAGAGCGGAAATATCAAAACTAAAGGATACGAGACCTAAAAACCAGGAGGAGTATGATGCCCTGTTAGAAAATATTAAAGACCTTGCTTTAAAAATTATAGAGCTGGATCCTAATATTCCTAACGCAGCTAATTTTGCTATCAAAAACATCAACAATAACGATGACCTTCTGAATTTCATCTGCACAAACGCAAATTTCCCATCAGTAGAAAAACAAAGACTGCTTGAGGAAAAAAGCGTTATGGAAAGAGCAAACAAATGCTATGAAATGATGCATGAGGATTTCAGAAAGCTGGAATTAAGAAACCAGATCCACCAGAAAACGTCAAAAGATCTTGATAAACAACAGAGAGAATACTTTTTGAATCAGCAGATCAGAACGATTCAGGAAGAACTGGGAGGAGGACCCGAAAGCGATGTGGAAGATCTTATCGCCAAGGCTAAAACAAAGAAATGGAGTAAAGAAGTAGAAGAACATTTCCAAAAGGAAATCAACAGGCTACAACGCCAAAACCCCAATTCTCCGGATTATAACGTTCAGAGAAATTATTTGGATTTCTTTACTGATCTTCCATGGGAAACGTATACTAAAGATGTTTTTGATATTGCCAAAGCTGAAAAAGTTCTGGATAAAGCCCATTTTGGCCTGGAAGATATTAAAAAGAGAATCCTGGAACACATGGCTGTTTTAAAATTAAAAAACAACATGAAGTCTCCCATCCTGTTATTGGTGGGTCCTCCGGGAGTAGGAAAAACCTCTTTAGGAAAATCTGTTGCAGATGCTTTAGGAAGAAAATATGTAAGGTTATCATTAGGAGGCCTTCACGACGAAAGCGAAATCCGTGGTCACAGAAAGACCTACATCGGAGCTATGGCGGGCCGTATTTTGCAGTCTATCAAGAAATCAGGCACGTCCAATCCGGTTATTGTCCTTGACGAGATTGACAAGATCGGGCAGGGACTTCATGGAGATCCGAGCTCAGCATTATTAGAAGTTCTTGATCCTGAACAAAATAAGTCATTCTATGACAATTTCCTTGAAATGGGATACGACCTGTCAAAGGTAATGTTTATTGCTACAGCCAATTCGCTATCTACCATACAGACTCCGCTTTTAGACAGAACTGAGATCATTCAGATTGCCGGGTATACCCTGGAAGAAAAGATTGAAATTGCCAAAAGACACCTGATCAAAAAGCAACAGGAAGAAAATGGTCTGGATACCAAATCATTTAAGCTTGGAAATGCTGAGCTTAAACATATTATTGAAGCTCATACTTCAGAAAGCGGCGTCAGAACACTGGAAAAGAGAATTGCTGCTATCGCAAGATGGGTAGCTTTACAGACCGCTTTGGTCAAAGAATATGACCCTAAAATTTCTGTTGAAAAAGTAGATGAGATTCTCGGAGTACCAAGACCGAAAAGCTTATCAGAGATCACAGGTGTTCCGGGAGTGGTAACCGGCCTGGCCTGGACAAGCGTAGGCGGAGACATTCTGTATATTGAGAGCATTTTAAGCAACGGGAAAGGAACATTAACGATGACGGGAAACCTTGGTACTGTCATGAAAGAATCTGCAACCATTGCTTTAGAATACATCAAAGCCAAGCATGATGAGCTCGGAATTCCACAGGAAGATCTGGACAAGAAAAACATCCACGTCCATGTTCCGGAAGGAGCAACCCCGAAAGACGGACCTTCAGCAGGTATTGCCATGCTTACCTCAATGGTCTCTTCTTTTAAAAATAAAAAAATAAGGCCTCACCTTGCAATGACGGGAGAAATTACCCTGAGAGGGAAAGTACTTCCGGTGGGAGGAATTAAGGAAAAGCTCCTCGCTGCCACCAGAGCCGGCGTTAAAGACGTTATCCTTTGTGAAGCAAACCGTAAAGATGTAGAAGAGATCAAGAAGGATTATTTAAAAAACCTGAAGGTTCACTATGTCAACAGAATGGAGGAAGTCATCGACATCGCCATTGAAAAATAA
- a CDS encoding AI-2E family transporter produces the protein MNFLRLPFLVKLTLVVISIIGIGYLLALGQSILAPFFLAFLMAMLFLPAATFMERKLRFPRSLSTMTSVFTMLIILGGIIYFFSTQLSDFSKDLPHLREQFTTVFNNIQHWVSKTFNVKVDEQVDYINQGLNKLLSSSGAILGFTFGIFSTGFGFIIFFTLFFIFILNYRRILNNFIVTVFSERHKASVQQAVTEIRIMTKKYIFGLFLQVIIVSVLTSILLTILGVKYAILLAVLTGLLNVIPYLGIFISLLISCFIAFATASPSTCIYVALGYIGIHAIDGNIVLPFVVGSKVKINALFSFIGILLGEHLWGIAGMFLCIPAIAIIKIICEKVDDLKPWGRLLGEEQKPNKKKKSYKISKNITLKEMD, from the coding sequence ATGAATTTTCTTAGACTACCTTTCCTTGTCAAGCTCACCCTTGTGGTTATTTCCATCATTGGAATCGGCTATCTTCTAGCATTGGGACAAAGCATTTTGGCTCCGTTCTTTCTTGCATTCCTTATGGCAATGCTTTTCTTACCGGCAGCCACTTTTATGGAAAGAAAATTAAGGTTCCCCAGATCCTTATCTACGATGACCTCAGTATTTACCATGCTGATCATCCTGGGAGGAATTATTTATTTTTTCAGCACCCAACTTTCAGATTTCAGTAAAGACCTGCCTCACTTAAGGGAGCAATTTACTACCGTGTTCAACAATATCCAGCATTGGGTATCCAAAACATTTAACGTGAAAGTGGATGAGCAGGTAGACTATATCAACCAGGGGCTGAACAAGCTTCTCTCTTCCTCAGGAGCTATTCTGGGCTTTACTTTCGGAATATTTTCTACAGGATTCGGGTTTATTATATTCTTTACCCTATTTTTTATTTTCATCTTAAATTACAGAAGAATTTTAAACAATTTTATTGTTACTGTTTTTAGCGAAAGGCATAAAGCAAGTGTACAACAAGCTGTTACCGAGATCCGTATCATGACCAAAAAGTATATTTTCGGGCTTTTCCTTCAGGTTATTATCGTTTCTGTTCTTACTTCTATCTTACTTACTATTTTAGGTGTAAAATATGCCATTCTCCTGGCAGTTTTAACGGGCTTACTGAACGTGATTCCCTATCTGGGAATTTTTATTTCCCTTTTAATTTCCTGTTTTATTGCATTTGCTACTGCGAGTCCCTCAACATGTATCTATGTAGCATTGGGATATATTGGCATTCATGCTATTGACGGGAATATTGTCCTTCCGTTTGTTGTAGGATCAAAGGTGAAAATCAACGCTTTATTTTCTTTTATCGGAATTCTTTTAGGGGAACATCTTTGGGGAATTGCGGGCATGTTCCTTTGTATTCCGGCTATTGCTATTATAAAAATCATTTGTGAAAAGGTAGATGATTTAAAACCTTGGGGAAGATTATTAGGTGAGGAACAAAAGCCTAATAAAAAGAAAAAAAGCTATAAAATCTCAAAGAACATTACCCTGAAAGAAATGGATTAA
- a CDS encoding DoxX family protein, whose product MKIIKFILCLLFGIMFLNAGLDKFFHYNPAPKLTDAQMKVYAAFGEIGWLLPLVGAVEIIGGLLFIFPKTRALGAIVILPVMVGILSHNLFKDPSPTGIAISGILFLINIGIIIDNREKYKALVS is encoded by the coding sequence ATGAAAATAATAAAATTCATTCTTTGCCTATTATTCGGAATCATGTTTCTTAATGCAGGATTAGATAAATTCTTTCATTATAATCCTGCTCCAAAATTAACTGATGCACAAATGAAAGTGTATGCAGCTTTTGGAGAAATAGGCTGGCTGTTACCCTTAGTCGGGGCCGTTGAAATAATAGGAGGGCTCTTGTTTATCTTTCCTAAAACAAGAGCATTAGGAGCTATTGTTATTTTGCCGGTAATGGTCGGAATCCTGAGTCACAACCTTTTCAAAGATCCTTCACCAACAGGTATTGCCATTTCCGGCATATTGTTCCTGATCAATATTGGAATTATTATCGATAACCGGGAAAAATATAAAGCACTGGTAAGCTGA
- a CDS encoding acyl-CoA dehydrogenase family protein: MSNTFSKIRNAIELFTSIDFDQLSAISEKVDLPKLMHNFSKLDDRQLSGLMKMLDPNKKKKELPPIDGDFYDIYHTLNPDQREIQLKVRAFMEKEVKPLVNHYWLRDEFPFELIPKFRELNICGVTYEGYGCPGMPFLMEGVIAMEMARIDASIATFFGVQSGLAMGSIYICGSEEQKQKWLPQMQKFEKIGAFGLTEPEVGSGAAGGLTVTCKKTEEGWVLNGQKKWIGNATFADLVIIWARDLDSGEVKGFIVEKDNPGYSVEKIKGKMALRIVQNGLITLKDCLVTEENRLQNANSFKDTGKVLRMTRAGVAWMATGCARGAYESALDYTRKREQFGKPIASFQMIQGHLVEMLSNLTAMQTMVFRLSEMQDEGILKDEHASLAKVFCTLRTRDIVSRAREVMGGNGILLEYDVARFVADAEAIYSYEGTKEINSLIVGRSITGFSAFV; this comes from the coding sequence ATGTCAAATACTTTCTCTAAAATCAGAAATGCAATTGAATTATTTACATCCATAGATTTTGATCAGTTAAGTGCAATCTCAGAAAAAGTTGATTTACCTAAATTGATGCATAATTTTTCCAAATTGGATGACAGGCAGCTCTCAGGACTCATGAAAATGCTTGATCCGAATAAGAAAAAGAAAGAGCTTCCTCCTATTGATGGAGATTTCTATGATATCTACCATACATTAAACCCGGACCAAAGAGAAATTCAGCTTAAAGTAAGAGCTTTTATGGAAAAAGAAGTAAAACCTCTGGTTAATCATTACTGGCTTAGAGATGAATTCCCTTTTGAATTGATACCGAAGTTCCGCGAGCTTAATATTTGTGGGGTTACCTACGAAGGATATGGCTGTCCGGGAATGCCCTTTTTGATGGAAGGGGTTATTGCCATGGAAATGGCGAGAATTGACGCTTCCATTGCTACCTTTTTTGGAGTACAGTCCGGATTGGCGATGGGGTCTATCTACATTTGTGGTTCCGAAGAACAAAAACAGAAATGGCTTCCTCAGATGCAGAAATTTGAAAAAATTGGTGCCTTTGGACTGACAGAACCCGAGGTAGGCTCCGGGGCAGCGGGAGGTCTCACCGTCACTTGTAAAAAAACAGAGGAAGGGTGGGTGCTTAATGGCCAGAAAAAATGGATCGGAAATGCCACTTTTGCTGATCTGGTGATCATCTGGGCTAGGGATCTGGATAGCGGTGAAGTAAAAGGATTTATCGTAGAAAAGGATAATCCCGGATATTCTGTAGAAAAGATTAAAGGAAAAATGGCGCTCCGAATTGTTCAGAACGGGTTGATCACTTTAAAAGACTGTCTCGTGACTGAAGAAAACCGTTTGCAGAATGCCAACTCATTTAAAGATACCGGAAAAGTGCTGCGGATGACAAGAGCAGGAGTAGCCTGGATGGCGACCGGCTGTGCCAGGGGAGCTTATGAAAGTGCATTGGATTATACCCGGAAAAGGGAGCAGTTCGGGAAGCCTATTGCTTCATTTCAAATGATCCAGGGACACCTGGTAGAGATGTTGTCTAACCTTACAGCAATGCAGACGATGGTTTTCAGGCTCTCTGAAATGCAGGATGAAGGTATTTTGAAAGATGAACATGCTTCTTTAGCTAAAGTTTTCTGTACTTTAAGGACTAGAGATATTGTTTCCAGAGCCAGGGAGGTCATGGGCGGAAACGGTATCCTGCTGGAATATGATGTGGCAAGGTTTGTAGCAGATGCTGAAGCCATTTATTCTTATGAAGGAACAAAAGAAATCAACTCGCTCATTGTAGGGCGATCAATTACAGGCTTCAGTGCTTTTGTATAG
- a CDS encoding DUF4349 domain-containing protein, whose amino-acid sequence MKSTYIKLSLSAVILLGVYSCKKGEASASDLEAYSNTEPASKMISDSVSSAATMKIKDKQFIKTADVNMEVKDVYNATISIEKSVQDLGGFVTHSNLRSNVVSENTYNTSDEDAMLIKKYQTENAMQVRVPTAKLGEFLTVINNDKLFLNSRSINAEDMTSSIRYAEMESQRNKKTAENISQLKTNKDKVRLDDINMTEGNLQKLSGMDIADNLKYSTVDIYIKEPKLRIAEIAVTNTTRIDNKYKFNFIYDAKDGLVYGFYLIQKIIVSLINIWPLLLIAACVIYFVRKRKGAKPEQSKIPD is encoded by the coding sequence ATGAAATCTACCTACATCAAACTATCTTTATCAGCAGTAATTTTACTGGGCGTGTATTCATGCAAAAAAGGAGAAGCCTCCGCAAGCGACCTTGAAGCATATTCCAATACAGAGCCGGCAAGCAAGATGATATCAGACAGTGTTTCTTCAGCCGCTACAATGAAAATAAAAGATAAGCAGTTCATTAAAACGGCAGATGTCAATATGGAAGTAAAAGACGTATACAATGCCACCATTTCCATTGAAAAATCCGTTCAGGATCTAGGAGGATTTGTTACACATAGCAATCTGCGAAGTAATGTTGTTTCCGAAAACACCTATAACACTTCTGATGAGGATGCCATGCTGATCAAAAAATACCAGACTGAAAATGCAATGCAGGTCCGTGTGCCTACAGCAAAGCTTGGCGAGTTTCTTACAGTAATCAATAATGATAAACTGTTCCTCAATTCCCGTTCTATCAACGCTGAAGATATGACTTCCAGCATCAGATATGCAGAAATGGAAAGCCAGCGCAACAAAAAAACAGCTGAAAACATCAGCCAGCTTAAAACAAATAAAGATAAAGTAAGGCTGGATGACATCAATATGACAGAGGGCAATCTGCAGAAGCTCTCAGGTATGGATATTGCAGACAATCTGAAATACAGCACCGTAGACATTTACATCAAAGAACCTAAGCTCCGGATTGCTGAAATTGCCGTTACCAACACCACCCGTATTGATAATAAATACAAATTCAATTTTATTTATGATGCAAAAGATGGTTTGGTATATGGATTTTACCTGATCCAGAAAATCATTGTTTCGCTTATTAATATCTGGCCATTATTATTAATTGCTGCCTGTGTAATCTATTTTGTAAGAAAAAGAAAGGGGGCAAAACCTGAACAAAGCAAAATTCCTGATTAA
- the pgi gene encoding glucose-6-phosphate isomerase, which translates to MLSKINPIQTNSWKALDEHFGENDFDLRSLFQYNPDRFAEFSLQKENYLFDYSKNLIDSKTKELLLSLAEECQLKDAISKMFSGDKINETEGRAVLHTALRDFSGKEILVDGENIKPHIKRVLDHMKAFSEKIISGEHKGFSGKEITDVVNIGIGGSDLGPVMVCSALKHFKTRLNVHFVSNVDGNHIAEVVKSLNPETTLFIIASKTFTTQETMTNANSAKDWFLKAGKQEDVAKHFVALSTNIEEVKKFGIAEENIFEFWDWVGGRYSLWSAIGLSIVLAVGYEDFEQLLRGAYDTDLHFQTADFSENVPVLMGLLGIWYRNFYAATSYAILPYSQYLDRFAAYLQQGDMESNGKCVDRNGEFVEYETGPIIWGEPGTNGQHAFYQLIHQGTELIPADFIAYVKSPNTISDHQEKLLANFFAQTEALAFGKTEEEAEEELRNSGKSEEETDRLVPYKVFHGNTPTNSILFKELTPFSLGQLIAMYEHKIFVQGVIWNIFSFDQFGVELGKVLANKILPELENNEPVNSHDSSTNGLINYYKGNK; encoded by the coding sequence ATGTTATCAAAAATAAATCCTATACAAACCAATAGCTGGAAGGCACTTGATGAACATTTCGGCGAAAATGATTTTGACCTGAGAAGTCTTTTTCAGTACAATCCTGACCGTTTTGCAGAATTTTCTTTACAGAAAGAAAATTATCTTTTTGATTATTCTAAAAACCTGATTGATTCAAAAACGAAAGAGCTTTTATTGAGTCTCGCAGAAGAATGTCAGCTAAAAGATGCCATTTCTAAAATGTTCTCCGGTGATAAAATCAACGAAACAGAAGGAAGAGCAGTTCTTCATACTGCTTTAAGGGATTTTTCCGGTAAAGAAATTCTTGTGGATGGCGAGAATATCAAACCACACATTAAAAGGGTACTTGATCATATGAAAGCGTTCTCCGAAAAAATTATTTCAGGAGAGCATAAAGGTTTTAGCGGAAAAGAAATTACTGATGTTGTCAACATCGGAATCGGAGGTTCAGATTTGGGACCCGTGATGGTTTGTTCAGCTTTAAAACATTTTAAAACAAGGTTAAATGTACATTTTGTTTCCAATGTAGACGGAAATCATATTGCAGAAGTTGTCAAAAGCCTAAATCCTGAAACAACTTTGTTTATCATTGCTTCTAAAACATTCACGACACAGGAAACGATGACCAATGCCAACTCGGCAAAAGACTGGTTCCTGAAAGCGGGAAAACAGGAGGATGTGGCCAAACATTTTGTTGCCTTGTCTACTAATATTGAGGAAGTTAAAAAATTCGGAATTGCAGAAGAAAATATTTTTGAATTCTGGGACTGGGTAGGCGGAAGATATTCTCTATGGAGTGCTATCGGACTAAGTATTGTATTGGCTGTAGGCTATGAAGACTTCGAGCAGCTTTTAAGAGGCGCCTATGATACCGACCTGCATTTCCAGACTGCTGATTTTTCTGAAAATGTTCCTGTCTTAATGGGGCTTTTAGGAATCTGGTACCGTAACTTTTATGCAGCAACCAGTTATGCTATTCTTCCTTACTCGCAGTATCTGGACAGATTTGCCGCTTATCTGCAGCAGGGAGATATGGAAAGCAACGGAAAATGTGTAGACCGCAATGGTGAATTTGTGGAATATGAAACCGGTCCTATTATTTGGGGCGAGCCCGGAACAAACGGGCAGCATGCATTTTATCAGCTGATCCACCAGGGCACGGAATTGATTCCTGCAGATTTTATTGCCTATGTAAAAAGTCCGAATACTATTTCCGACCATCAGGAAAAGTTATTGGCCAATTTCTTTGCACAAACTGAAGCACTTGCCTTTGGAAAGACTGAGGAAGAAGCTGAGGAAGAACTGAGGAACTCCGGAAAATCTGAGGAAGAAACAGACCGTTTAGTACCTTATAAAGTCTTCCACGGAAACACGCCTACCAACTCTATACTATTCAAGGAATTAACTCCATTTTCATTGGGACAGCTGATCGCAATGTATGAGCATAAAATCTTTGTTCAGGGCGTTATCTGGAATATTTTCAGTTTCGACCAGTTTGGAGTGGAATTAGGAAAAGTTTTAGCCAATAAAATCCTTCCCGAGCTTGAAAACAATGAGCCGGTAAACTCACACGACAGCTCTACCAACGGACTGATTAATTATTATAAAGGAAATAAATAG
- a CDS encoding class I SAM-dependent methyltransferase — protein MSALRSYYYKLPPGLRLLGRKIYYFPIDLYEGLTGKRAENEPKKGDIYVGSSDFIPHGIRQMNVLKKYIALKNSDHVLDIGCGIGRTAVALSGFIDKGTYDGFDAVEKGIIWCNKHIHSKYPHFNFKFTPIYNDLYNTYSQKAEDFTFPYENGRFDKAFLFSVFTHMQIPEIRRYLQEISRVLKKDGQCLATFFLYDDSGNESGTMDFPYQYDGYRLMDDKVTAANIAVSIPLLNQMAYDAGLKVTTIKEGFWRNDVEKEGADEFQDIVVFNKI, from the coding sequence ATGTCTGCCTTACGATCATATTATTATAAGCTCCCTCCAGGCCTTAGATTATTAGGAAGAAAAATTTATTATTTTCCTATTGATCTGTATGAAGGGCTTACCGGGAAAAGAGCTGAAAATGAGCCTAAAAAAGGAGATATTTATGTAGGCAGCAGTGATTTTATCCCCCACGGAATCCGCCAGATGAATGTTTTAAAGAAATATATTGCTTTAAAAAATTCTGACCACGTGCTTGATATAGGATGTGGAATCGGGAGAACGGCTGTCGCTTTAAGCGGATTTATAGATAAAGGAACATATGACGGGTTTGACGCTGTAGAAAAGGGAATCATATGGTGTAATAAGCATATTCATTCAAAATATCCCCATTTCAATTTTAAATTCACACCCATCTATAACGATCTGTATAATACTTACAGTCAAAAGGCTGAAGACTTTACATTTCCTTATGAAAATGGCCGGTTTGATAAGGCTTTTCTCTTTTCCGTATTCACGCATATGCAGATTCCTGAAATCAGAAGATACCTGCAGGAGATCAGCAGGGTACTGAAAAAAGACGGGCAATGCCTGGCAACTTTTTTCCTGTATGATGATTCCGGAAATGAAAGCGGAACAATGGATTTCCCTTATCAGTATGATGGTTACAGGCTGATGGATGACAAAGTAACTGCGGCCAATATAGCCGTGAGCATCCCATTATTAAATCAAATGGCTTACGACGCAGGACTGAAAGTAACGACTATAAAAGAAGGCTTCTGGAGAAATGATGTGGAAAAAGAAGGTGCTGATGAATTCCAGGATATTGTAGTATTCAATAAAATCTAA
- a CDS encoding bifunctional 5,10-methylenetetrahydrofolate dehydrogenase/5,10-methenyltetrahydrofolate cyclohydrolase: MAEILDGLKVSKEIKAEIKAEVEKILQSKRRAPHLVAILVGNNGASKAYVNAKVKDCEEVGFQSSLIKFPSTVSESELLEKIEELNKSKAVDGFIVQLPLPDQIDQEKIINAIDPRKDVDGFHPENFGKMALEMDTFLPATPFGILTLLERYNIETKGKDCVIIGRSKIVGRPMSILMGRKDFPGNSTVTLTHSYTKDIEEYTKKADIVITALGDPHFLKGEMIKEGAVIVDVGITRVDNDSPKGYYLAGDVDFDSCAAKASWITPVPGGVGPMTRAMLMKNTIIAYKTSVYND; the protein is encoded by the coding sequence ATGGCAGAAATTCTTGACGGACTTAAAGTATCCAAAGAAATAAAAGCAGAGATCAAAGCTGAAGTGGAGAAGATCCTTCAAAGCAAAAGAAGGGCACCACATTTGGTGGCAATTCTTGTAGGAAACAACGGGGCAAGCAAAGCCTATGTAAATGCTAAAGTAAAAGATTGTGAAGAAGTAGGCTTTCAATCCAGCTTAATTAAATTCCCAAGCACCGTTTCCGAATCAGAATTATTGGAAAAGATTGAAGAACTGAATAAATCTAAAGCTGTTGACGGATTTATCGTTCAGCTTCCTTTACCGGACCAGATTGATCAGGAAAAAATCATCAATGCAATCGATCCTAGGAAAGATGTGGATGGCTTCCATCCTGAAAACTTCGGAAAAATGGCACTCGAAATGGATACTTTCTTACCTGCCACTCCTTTTGGAATTCTGACATTGTTAGAAAGATACAATATTGAAACCAAAGGAAAAGATTGTGTGATCATAGGAAGAAGTAAAATTGTAGGAAGACCGATGAGTATCCTGATGGGAAGAAAAGATTTTCCCGGGAATTCTACGGTTACCCTTACCCATTCTTATACTAAAGATATTGAAGAATATACTAAAAAGGCAGACATCGTTATTACCGCCCTGGGAGACCCTCATTTCCTGAAAGGTGAAATGATCAAAGAAGGAGCAGTAATTGTTGATGTAGGGATTACAAGAGTAGATAATGATTCTCCAAAAGGATATTACCTGGCGGGTGATGTAGATTTTGACAGCTGTGCCGCAAAAGCAAGCTGGATCACCCCTGTACCCGGAGGAGTAGGCCCAATGACAAGAGCAATGCTGATGAAAAATACCATCATTGCTTACAAAACTTCGGTCTATAACGACTAA
- a CDS encoding 7-carboxy-7-deazaguanine synthase QueE, whose translation MNKEQDILLKEGKMLPVMEHFYTLQGEGAHTGKAAYFIRLGGCDVGCHWCDVKESWDPDLHPLMDATAIAETAAKHCKTIVLTGGEPLMWNLDILTSRLKELGCSIHIETSGAYPMSGQLDWITLSPKKTGLPKEEIYQKANELKVIIFNNHDFTFAQEQAARVSENCKLYLQSEWSKRNDMYPKITDFILEHPEWQASVQTHKYLNIP comes from the coding sequence ATGAATAAAGAACAAGATATTTTATTAAAAGAAGGTAAAATGCTCCCTGTAATGGAGCATTTTTACACTTTACAAGGAGAAGGAGCCCACACCGGAAAAGCCGCTTATTTCATCAGATTAGGAGGATGTGATGTGGGATGCCACTGGTGTGATGTAAAAGAAAGCTGGGATCCGGATCTTCATCCGTTAATGGATGCTACAGCAATTGCAGAAACAGCTGCTAAACATTGTAAAACGATTGTTCTCACCGGAGGGGAACCCCTGATGTGGAATCTGGATATCCTTACATCCAGATTGAAGGAACTGGGATGCAGTATTCATATCGAAACTTCCGGAGCCTATCCGATGAGTGGCCAGCTGGACTGGATTACCCTTTCGCCCAAGAAAACCGGATTGCCTAAAGAGGAGATTTACCAGAAAGCCAATGAGCTTAAGGTAATCATCTTTAACAATCATGATTTTACATTCGCACAAGAACAGGCTGCCAGGGTTTCTGAAAACTGCAAGCTGTATCTTCAGAGTGAGTGGAGCAAGAGAAATGATATGTATCCTAAGATTACAGATTTTATTCTGGAACATCCTGAATGGCAGGCTTCTGTTCAGACCCACAAATATCTGAATATCCCATAA